The following coding sequences lie in one Apium graveolens cultivar Ventura chromosome 1, ASM990537v1, whole genome shotgun sequence genomic window:
- the LOC141663268 gene encoding ABC transporter A family member 8-like — translation MCAPNSTFPVTIRGASSVTVQQVVGCVQGLQFWRNSSSDTNDELYKVFRKGNSGREINEIIAGYDLLNSDVSICRFCGHFSADFLDLIPSFFCKFRWAELN, via the exons ATGTGTGCTCCTAACTCCACATTTCCTGTGACTATCCGTGGAGCATCATCAGTTACAGTTCAACAAG TGGTAGGCTGTGTTCAGGGTTTGCAATTTTGGCGCAATAGTTCATCTGATACTAATGATGAGCTATACAAGGTTTTCAGGAAAGGAAATTCTGGGAGGGAAATTAATGAGATAATAGCAG GGTATGATCTGTTGAACTCAGATGTGAGTATATG CAGGTTTTGTGGCCATTTTTCAGCAGATTTTCTGGACCTTATACCTTCGTTTTTCTGCAAATTTCGTTGGGCAGAATTGAACTGA